The region AGCCTTTTTTTCGTTAGCTATTAACAGCGTTTTACCCATATCAGCCCCGGCTTCAACGTACCAGTACTCATTGACTATTGATGAGGGGTCTAAGCCTAATGATCTCCATAGCTCCTTCTCCTTCGAATGGGTTCCTGATTCGTCGCCCCTCGAAACCCATAGAGCCTTACCGCTCCTCCCAGCTTCAACGATCCTACGTAACGCGTCCAGCGGCGGTAAACCTTCAATTTGCGCAGGGTCTTCCGGTGGACCTACTAATACGAAGAAGTTGTAAGCTACAATCCTCCTATTAACCCCGAAGCCCTCCCGCATGAAGCTTAACTCCTTAGGAGGATCATGTACTAAAACCACGTCCACATCGCCCCGCTTGCCGTATTGTAGTGCGAGCCCCGTACCTAACGGTATGAAGTATACGTTAACATCATACCTACGTTTAAAATACTCCCCAAGGTAGTCGAGGAGCCCCGTATCATACAAGCTTGTAGTAGTAGCTACTATTATACGAGGGTTAAAGGCGCTTGAATATAGGAGGATTAAGGTTAACGCTACCGCTACGACGATTAACGCCACTAGTAAATAGGGTTTAATCGTTAAGGCCGGCCTTAAACCTATCATTTTCACGTTAAACCTAGCCGCCATCATCCCACCGGGAACACCTAAATAACTGATGAAGAATTTAAAGAAGGCCTAACTTAAACCTTTATAGGTTAGCCTTCTTAGGAAAAACTCTTAAACACCAATACGGCTGACGGGTCCATTAAGGCTTTAAACGGCCGT is a window of Candidatus Nezhaarchaeales archaeon DNA encoding:
- a CDS encoding substrate-binding domain-containing protein, which produces MMAARFNVKMIGLRPALTIKPYLLVALIVVAVALTLILLYSSAFNPRIIVATTTSLYDTGLLDYLGEYFKRRYDVNVYFIPLGTGLALQYGKRGDVDVVLVHDPPKELSFMREGFGVNRRIVAYNFFVLVGPPEDPAQIEGLPPLDALRRIVEAGRSGKALWVSRGDESGTHSKEKELWRSLGLDPSSIVNEYWYVEAGADMGKTLLIANEKKAYTLADASTYLRYFEEGRIRLKDLVGKGVELLNVYSVIIVNPRKVGGVNFKGAMAFAEFLTSEEGQSLIESYGKQRYECSMFYPAVELLKGTSELANWIREYAFLEGYECPPQYQLLNHS